One Thermococcus sp. genomic window carries:
- a CDS encoding helicase C-terminal domain-containing protein: protein EGQDYSGDEMNGVVLVGIPYARPTPRVQAQIRYFERKFPGKGRYYGYYLPAHRKLVQAAGRVHRSAEEKGSIIVLDYRLLWSSIKKDLPDWMRESMRPVDRARMRLYLRRFWASG from the coding sequence GCGAGGGGCAGGACTACAGCGGCGACGAGATGAACGGGGTCGTGCTCGTGGGAATACCCTACGCGAGGCCCACGCCGAGGGTTCAGGCCCAGATAAGATACTTTGAGAGGAAGTTCCCGGGGAAGGGACGATACTATGGGTACTACCTCCCCGCCCACAGGAAGCTCGTCCAGGCCGCGGGAAGGGTTCACCGCTCCGCAGAGGAGAAGGGGTCCATAATAGTTCTCGACTACCGCCTCCTCTGGAGCTCGATAAAGAAGGACCTGCCGGACTGGATGCGCGAAAGCATGAGGCCCGTTGACCGGGCGAGGATGAGGCTCTACCTGAGGAGGTTCTGGGCCAGCGGGTGA